From Streptomyces asiaticus, one genomic window encodes:
- a CDS encoding GMC family oxidoreductase, giving the protein MDQFDYVVVGGGTAGSVVAARLSEDPSVSVCLLEAGPSDVGDDNILRLNRWMWLLESGYDWDYPVEPQEKGNSFLRHARAKVLGGCSSHNSCIAFWAPAEDLDEWAAMGLDGWSAADCFPLYQRLEDNDAPGDHHGRGGPVRIRTVPPEDPCGRAVLAACEEVGIPITPFNTGTTVLDGANWFQINAREDGTRCSASVAYLHPVMDSRPHLEVRTGLQAKRLVLDENLRCTGVDYLSPDLIRTLRVHARREVIVSCGAIDTPKLLMLSGIGPAGHLRETGVEVLVDSPGVGGNLQDHPEGVIMWNAEQPMIKSSTQWWEIGIFTTTEPDLDRPDLMFHYGAMPFDLNTYRRGYPTSENAFSLTPNVTRARSRGTVRLASRDFRDKARVDPRYFTDSYDMDIMTRGLLLARKIAARPALAMWAGTELAPGTDVNSGDELAGYIRATHNTVYHPACTVRMGAPDDPDAPLDPELRVKGVTGLRVADGSAMPYLIAVNPCITTMMIGEKCADMIKRA; this is encoded by the coding sequence GTGGACCAGTTCGACTACGTGGTGGTCGGCGGCGGTACGGCCGGATCGGTGGTCGCGGCGCGGCTGTCCGAGGACCCCTCGGTGAGCGTCTGCCTGCTGGAGGCGGGCCCGTCCGACGTCGGGGACGACAACATCCTGCGGCTGAACCGCTGGATGTGGCTGCTGGAGTCCGGCTACGACTGGGATTACCCGGTCGAACCGCAGGAGAAGGGCAACAGCTTTCTGCGCCACGCCCGCGCCAAGGTGCTCGGCGGCTGCTCCTCGCACAACTCCTGCATCGCCTTCTGGGCCCCCGCCGAGGACCTCGACGAATGGGCCGCCATGGGCCTGGACGGCTGGTCGGCCGCCGACTGCTTCCCGCTCTACCAGCGCCTGGAGGACAACGACGCGCCCGGCGACCACCACGGCCGCGGCGGCCCGGTCCGGATCCGCACCGTGCCGCCCGAGGACCCGTGCGGCAGGGCGGTGCTGGCGGCCTGCGAGGAGGTGGGCATCCCGATCACCCCGTTCAACACCGGGACGACGGTGCTGGACGGCGCCAACTGGTTCCAGATCAATGCCCGCGAGGACGGCACCCGCTGCTCCGCCTCGGTCGCCTACCTCCACCCCGTCATGGACTCCCGGCCCCATCTGGAGGTGCGCACCGGACTGCAGGCCAAGCGGCTCGTCCTGGACGAGAACCTGCGCTGTACCGGTGTCGACTACCTCTCCCCGGATCTCATCCGCACCCTGCGGGTGCACGCCCGGCGCGAGGTCATCGTCTCCTGCGGCGCCATCGACACCCCGAAGCTGCTGATGCTCTCCGGTATCGGCCCCGCCGGACATCTGCGGGAGACGGGGGTGGAGGTGCTCGTGGACTCCCCCGGTGTCGGTGGCAACCTCCAGGACCATCCCGAGGGCGTCATCATGTGGAACGCCGAGCAACCCATGATCAAGAGTTCCACCCAGTGGTGGGAGATCGGCATCTTCACCACCACCGAGCCCGATCTGGACCGCCCGGACCTGATGTTCCACTACGGCGCGATGCCCTTCGACCTGAACACCTACCGCCGTGGCTACCCCACCTCCGAGAACGCCTTCTCCCTCACCCCGAACGTCACCCGGGCCCGCTCCCGGGGCACCGTGCGGCTGGCCTCCCGCGACTTCCGTGACAAGGCGCGCGTCGATCCCCGCTACTTCACCGATTCCTACGACATGGACATCATGACCCGCGGGCTGCTACTGGCACGCAAGATCGCCGCCCGTCCCGCGCTGGCCATGTGGGCGGGCACCGAACTCGCCCCCGGGACCGATGTGAACAGCGGCGACGAGCTGGCCGGCTACATCCGCGCGACCCACAACACCGTCTACCACCCGGCGTGCACGGTGCGGATGGGCGCGCCCGACGACCCGGACGCCCCGCTGGATCCGGAACTGAGGGTCAAGGGGGTGACGGGGCTGCGGGTGGCGGACGGCTCGGCGATGCCGTATCTCATCGCCGTCAATCCGTGCATCACGACGATGATGATCGGCGAGAAGTGCGCGGACATGATCAAGCGGGCGTGA
- a CDS encoding SsgA family sporulation/cell division regulator, with protein MTTVIDQAVQAQLIASTPESRAIPACLHYERDDPFAVHISFPPSASLDGSAVEWTFGRELLAAGLRGPAGSGDVQMWPSGPQGTVLEFHAPEGMAMVQFDTADLRRFLGRSYAVVPEGSEAGELDLDEGLASLLRDA; from the coding sequence GTGACCACTGTCATCGACCAAGCCGTCCAGGCACAGCTGATCGCGTCGACGCCCGAGTCACGCGCGATTCCGGCGTGCCTGCACTACGAGCGGGACGACCCGTTCGCCGTCCACATCTCCTTCCCGCCCTCCGCGTCCCTGGACGGCTCCGCGGTGGAGTGGACGTTCGGGCGCGAGCTGCTCGCGGCCGGGCTGCGTGGCCCCGCGGGCAGCGGGGATGTGCAGATGTGGCCGAGCGGACCGCAGGGGACGGTCCTGGAGTTCCATGCCCCCGAGGGCATGGCCATGGTCCAGTTCGACACCGCCGACCTCCGCAGATTCCTCGGCCGGTCGTACGCGGTCGTCCCCGAGGGCAGCGAGGCCGGGGAGCTCGACCTGGACGAGGGGCTGGCATCCCTGCTGAGAGACGCCTGA
- a CDS encoding aldehyde dehydrogenase family protein, with protein MPELFIGGHWTTALDGHSREIRCPADGSLVAVVDEAGPKDAAAAVAAARDAFDRGSWPGTPAGDRGGLLLRVAELLEREKPTLARAESLDTGKRLVESEYDLDDIANCFRYFGTLAASGSGGRVVEVGSPEIDSRVVHEPVGVCVLITPWNYPLLQTAWKVAPALAAGNTFVLKPSELTPHTAIHLMRLLTEAGLPGGAANLILGSGATAGAPLVTDERVDMVSFTGGVVTGRWIMSAVAPTVKKLALELGGKNPNIVFTDCDFDTAVDYALTAVFLHSGQVCSAGARLLVQEQLHDAFVDEIVHRARSIRLGGPFDENARTGPLISAQHRQKIADYVAAGVDEGAVLRCGGTPPDDPDLAKGFYYLPTVLDDCTPDMSVVQDESFGPVLTVERFRDEDEAVALANDTVYGLAGGVWTQDTEKAHRVASRLRAGTVWINDFHPYVPQAEWGGMKQSGFGRELGPSGLHEYQELKHIWRNTAPRPQRWFE; from the coding sequence ATGCCGGAGCTGTTCATCGGCGGCCACTGGACGACCGCCCTCGACGGACACAGCCGCGAGATCCGCTGCCCGGCGGACGGCTCGCTGGTCGCCGTGGTCGACGAGGCGGGGCCGAAGGACGCCGCCGCGGCGGTGGCGGCCGCCCGGGACGCGTTCGACCGCGGATCGTGGCCCGGCACCCCGGCCGGTGACCGGGGCGGGCTGCTGCTGCGGGTGGCCGAACTGCTGGAGCGCGAGAAGCCGACGCTCGCCCGCGCCGAGTCCCTGGACACCGGGAAGCGGCTGGTCGAGAGCGAGTACGACCTCGACGACATCGCGAACTGCTTCCGCTACTTCGGCACCCTCGCCGCCTCCGGGAGCGGTGGCCGCGTGGTGGAGGTGGGCAGCCCGGAGATCGACAGCAGGGTGGTGCACGAACCGGTCGGGGTGTGTGTGCTGATCACGCCGTGGAACTACCCGCTGCTCCAGACGGCCTGGAAGGTGGCGCCCGCGCTGGCGGCCGGGAACACCTTCGTCCTCAAGCCCAGCGAGCTGACCCCGCACACCGCGATCCATCTGATGCGGCTGCTGACCGAGGCCGGGCTGCCGGGCGGCGCCGCCAATCTGATCCTCGGCTCGGGGGCCACCGCGGGCGCGCCGCTGGTCACGGACGAACGCGTGGACATGGTGTCCTTCACCGGCGGGGTGGTCACCGGACGCTGGATCATGTCGGCCGTCGCGCCCACGGTGAAGAAGCTCGCCCTGGAGCTGGGCGGCAAGAACCCCAACATCGTCTTCACCGACTGCGATTTCGACACCGCGGTGGACTACGCGCTCACGGCGGTGTTCCTGCACTCCGGGCAGGTGTGCTCGGCCGGTGCCCGGCTGCTGGTGCAGGAGCAGCTGCATGACGCGTTCGTCGACGAGATCGTCCATCGGGCCCGGAGCATCCGGCTGGGCGGGCCGTTCGACGAGAACGCCCGCACCGGGCCGCTGATCTCCGCCCAGCACCGCCAGAAGATCGCCGACTATGTGGCGGCGGGGGTCGACGAGGGCGCGGTGCTGCGCTGCGGCGGGACCCCGCCCGACGACCCGGACCTGGCGAAGGGCTTCTACTACCTGCCGACCGTGCTGGACGACTGCACCCCGGACATGTCGGTGGTGCAGGACGAGTCGTTCGGCCCGGTGCTCACCGTGGAGCGGTTCCGGGACGAGGACGAGGCGGTGGCGCTCGCCAACGACACGGTGTACGGCCTGGCGGGCGGGGTGTGGACGCAGGACACCGAGAAGGCGCACCGGGTGGCGTCCCGGCTGCGGGCCGGGACCGTATGGATCAACGACTTCCATCCGTATGTCCCGCAGGCCGAGTGGGGCGGGATGAAGCAGTCCGGTTTCGGCCGGGAGCTGGGCCCGTCCGGGTTGCACGAGTACCAGGAGCTCAAGCACATCTGGCGCAACACCGCGCCCCGTCCGCAGCGATGGTTCGAGTGA
- a CDS encoding APC family permease: protein MVRVTATEPDGPPPEPRPDGAHDDDSLTELGYRPELKRTLGNFHTFAAGISYISILTGTFQLFYFGVAHGGPAYWWSWPMVFTGQLMVALCFAELAGRYPVAGSVYNWSKLLGGPHVGWLGGWMMMTASMVSLAAVALAYQVTLPQISSLFQFIGDGSTGTERAANAVLLGSVLILFTMMVNGFGVKLMARINSAGVAIELIATVVLILLLAANIARGPSVVLDTFGRGQGQPLGYLGAFLTASLASAYVMYGFDTASSLGEESVDPGRNAPRAILRALVASFALGGLILLFALMAVPNPRDKRLAVDGLQFVVLSTLGHGVGLMVLWCVVVAITVCALAVHTAAIRLMFAMARDNNLPGGSRLARVHPRFQTPLLPAVLIGLVAIAILVLNINQPQIFSVVTSIAIIMIYFAYLMVTLPMLVRRLRGQWRPAEGRFSLERLGLPVNVLAVLWGTAMTVNLAWPRAQVYNATGPQHWYLRWGAVLFVGAVALGGFTYYWFVQRTRTGVLAEHAAATTP, encoded by the coding sequence ATGGTTCGAGTGACGGCGACCGAACCGGACGGACCGCCGCCGGAGCCACGGCCGGACGGTGCGCACGACGACGACTCGCTCACCGAGCTCGGCTACCGTCCGGAACTCAAGCGCACCCTGGGCAACTTCCACACCTTCGCCGCCGGGATCAGCTACATCTCCATCCTGACCGGCACCTTCCAGCTGTTCTACTTCGGCGTGGCGCACGGCGGCCCGGCGTACTGGTGGTCGTGGCCGATGGTGTTCACCGGACAGCTGATGGTGGCGCTGTGCTTCGCCGAGCTGGCCGGCCGCTATCCGGTGGCCGGTTCGGTCTACAACTGGTCCAAGCTGCTGGGCGGTCCGCATGTGGGCTGGCTGGGCGGCTGGATGATGATGACGGCCTCGATGGTGTCGCTGGCGGCCGTGGCGCTCGCGTACCAGGTGACGCTGCCGCAGATCTCCTCGTTGTTCCAGTTCATCGGCGACGGCTCCACCGGGACCGAGCGCGCGGCCAACGCGGTGCTGCTCGGCAGTGTGCTGATCCTGTTCACCATGATGGTCAACGGCTTCGGGGTGAAGCTGATGGCCCGTATCAACTCCGCGGGCGTGGCCATCGAGCTGATCGCCACGGTGGTGCTGATCCTGCTGCTGGCCGCGAACATCGCCCGCGGCCCGTCCGTGGTGCTGGACACCTTCGGCCGTGGCCAGGGGCAACCGCTGGGCTACCTCGGCGCGTTCCTCACCGCCTCGCTCGCCTCGGCGTATGTGATGTACGGCTTCGACACGGCGTCCTCGCTGGGCGAGGAGTCCGTGGACCCGGGCCGTAACGCGCCGCGCGCCATCCTGCGGGCGCTGGTGGCGTCGTTCGCCCTCGGCGGGCTCATCCTGCTCTTCGCCCTCATGGCGGTGCCGAATCCGCGCGACAAACGGCTGGCAGTGGACGGCCTGCAGTTCGTGGTGCTCTCCACGCTCGGCCACGGCGTGGGCCTGATGGTGCTGTGGTGCGTGGTCGTCGCGATCACCGTATGCGCGCTGGCCGTGCACACCGCCGCCATCCGGCTGATGTTCGCCATGGCCCGGGACAACAACCTGCCCGGCGGCTCCCGGCTGGCCCGGGTCCATCCGCGGTTCCAGACCCCGCTGCTGCCGGCGGTGCTGATCGGGCTGGTGGCCATCGCGATCCTGGTCCTCAACATCAACCAGCCGCAGATCTTCTCCGTGGTCACCAGCATCGCGATCATCATGATCTACTTCGCCTATCTGATGGTCACCCTGCCCATGCTGGTACGGCGGCTGAGGGGCCAATGGCGCCCGGCCGAGGGCCGCTTCTCGCTGGAGCGGCTGGGGCTGCCGGTCAATGTCCTGGCCGTGCTGTGGGGCACCGCGATGACCGTCAACCTCGCCTGGCCCCGGGCCCAGGTCTACAACGCCACCGGACCGCAGCACTGGTATCTGCGCTGGGGGGCGGTCCTGTTCGTCGGCGCGGTCGCACTGGGCGGCTTCACCTACTACTGGTTCGTCCAGCGAACCCGTACGGGTGTGCTCGCCGAACACGCGGCCGCCACCACCCCGTGA
- a CDS encoding GOLPH3/VPS74 family protein produces the protein MPNGSLSLAASLYLLSYDPETGQPAGAHTALLVRAAALTELVQRGMLTDADGSPCPVPDATTGDQALDGLLELIGESRPRSWQIWVGHQPRLTEHAVRDQMVTAGYVRAKGKRMLGLFPAKEYLLERPDQVAGMRDDAVRVLHGEQPAAEVSERDAALVTLAAAGELRSVVTATDAKVRKRRILELGERCGGMGPVLEKVIAQVRTALAAAVVTTMLASTTAVTAT, from the coding sequence GTGCCGAACGGATCGCTCTCCCTAGCCGCCTCGCTCTACCTGCTCTCCTACGACCCCGAGACCGGCCAACCCGCCGGTGCTCACACCGCCCTCCTCGTCCGCGCCGCCGCCCTCACCGAACTCGTTCAGCGGGGCATGCTCACCGACGCCGACGGCAGCCCTTGCCCCGTGCCTGACGCCACCACCGGCGACCAAGCGCTCGACGGGCTGCTGGAGCTGATCGGCGAATCCCGGCCGCGCAGCTGGCAGATCTGGGTGGGCCATCAGCCGCGGCTGACCGAGCACGCGGTCCGCGACCAGATGGTGACGGCCGGATATGTGCGGGCGAAGGGAAAGCGGATGCTGGGGCTGTTCCCCGCCAAGGAGTACCTGCTGGAACGGCCCGACCAGGTGGCCGGGATGCGGGACGACGCGGTGCGCGTGCTGCACGGTGAGCAGCCGGCGGCCGAAGTGTCCGAACGGGACGCGGCGTTGGTCACCCTGGCGGCGGCGGGTGAGCTGAGGTCCGTGGTGACGGCCACGGACGCCAAGGTCCGCAAGCGCCGGATCCTGGAGCTGGGGGAGCGCTGCGGGGGCATGGGCCCGGTGCTGGAGAAGGTCATCGCGCAGGTGCGGACGGCGCTCGCCGCCGCCGTCGTCACGACCATGCTGGCGTCGACCACGGCCGTGACCGCCACCTGA
- a CDS encoding helix-turn-helix domain-containing protein: MGNAKEVEDFAERLRALKERSGRSYGSLATRLHVSTSTLHRYCNGDAVPADYAPVERFARLCGAAPEELVALHRRWILADAAKRRARERAMSAPRGGEDASGGRAADGTARRMDARSGGGEPRQSAGVRGADAASDASGTTATPGPGPMTGPHPDAATATGPAGDSSGGPEAGARSRDAQPGAAADERHDTADPADASRATPPSDAHPAARRASAAADPASGRPGDDNGPDRSAQAHGTAHRGAAAYPYGDPHQRADATDRADGTDRADGTLTDGTRTQPPGATTDEAEPTATGQAQPPRPWPPATDRADGTDRADDPQPRPPGAPTGETGPAPTAETEPAAADKTGPTPTDETGPPPAKRARLRAVAAGTTDTATTSRARRPWALLAGAAAVVVLAVTAVEVRPPGEDSRKDAAAVPPSAAPTSTSPAGPTARGHLDRQKTDGDKESGSPRGGDEGKGERGKERRAKEGASGSPAPGASKGTDHGGSTQVPLTLATRSHVWENGCGHRYLIDRPPAQVAPPPTEQDAPTWAAAHDAVHGGTTNVEVTVQGRASSAVVLQALHVRVVGRRTPLAWSSFAMDNGCGGSLTPRAFSVNLDAARPLARPTDGNDAGKPIPAVHFPYRVSASDPEVLLVNARTAGCDCSWYLELDWSSGDRSGTVRIDDHGSPFRTSSIKGRPAYAYDYADGTWHKSD; the protein is encoded by the coding sequence GTGGGGAACGCCAAAGAGGTAGAGGACTTCGCCGAGAGACTGCGGGCACTGAAGGAGCGCTCGGGCCGCAGTTACGGCTCGCTGGCCACACGACTGCACGTCAGCACGTCCACGCTGCACCGCTACTGCAACGGCGACGCGGTCCCGGCGGACTACGCCCCCGTCGAGCGCTTCGCCCGGCTGTGCGGCGCCGCCCCGGAGGAGCTGGTCGCGCTCCACCGCCGCTGGATCCTCGCGGACGCCGCGAAGCGCCGCGCGCGGGAGCGTGCGATGTCGGCTCCGCGCGGGGGCGAGGACGCGTCCGGCGGCCGCGCCGCGGATGGCACCGCGCGGAGGATGGACGCCCGGTCCGGCGGCGGTGAGCCTCGGCAGTCGGCCGGCGTACGAGGCGCCGACGCCGCCTCGGACGCGTCCGGGACCACCGCGACGCCCGGCCCGGGCCCGATGACGGGCCCGCACCCGGATGCGGCCACGGCCACCGGCCCGGCCGGAGACAGCAGCGGCGGGCCGGAGGCCGGGGCGCGCTCGCGCGACGCTCAGCCGGGCGCCGCAGCCGATGAGCGACACGACACCGCCGACCCGGCCGACGCGTCGAGGGCCACTCCGCCGTCCGACGCCCACCCGGCCGCGCGCCGCGCGTCCGCCGCGGCCGACCCCGCGTCGGGCCGCCCCGGAGACGACAACGGCCCGGACCGGTCGGCACAGGCCCATGGCACCGCGCACCGCGGCGCGGCCGCATACCCGTACGGCGACCCGCACCAGCGCGCCGACGCCACCGACCGGGCCGACGGCACCGACCGCGCCGACGGCACCTTGACCGACGGCACCCGCACCCAACCGCCCGGCGCGACCACGGACGAGGCCGAACCCACGGCCACCGGCCAAGCCCAACCACCCCGCCCATGGCCCCCGGCCACCGACCGCGCCGACGGCACCGACCGCGCCGACGACCCCCAGCCCCGACCGCCCGGCGCGCCCACGGGCGAGACCGGGCCCGCACCCACGGCCGAGACCGAACCCGCGGCCGCCGACAAGACCGGACCCACGCCCACGGACGAGACCGGCCCCCCGCCCGCCAAGCGAGCCCGTTTGCGGGCCGTGGCGGCAGGCACCACCGACACCGCCACCACCTCACGCGCACGCCGGCCATGGGCGCTGCTCGCCGGGGCCGCCGCCGTTGTCGTGCTCGCCGTCACCGCGGTCGAGGTGCGGCCGCCCGGGGAGGACAGCCGTAAGGACGCCGCGGCCGTGCCTCCCTCCGCCGCGCCCACCTCCACCTCACCCGCCGGGCCGACCGCCCGGGGCCATCTGGACCGTCAGAAGACGGACGGCGACAAGGAGTCCGGCTCGCCGCGCGGCGGCGATGAGGGGAAGGGCGAACGCGGTAAGGAGCGGAGGGCCAAGGAGGGCGCCTCCGGCTCCCCCGCGCCCGGCGCGTCCAAGGGGACGGACCACGGCGGGTCCACCCAGGTCCCGCTCACCCTCGCCACCCGCTCCCATGTCTGGGAGAACGGCTGCGGCCACCGCTATCTCATCGACCGGCCCCCGGCCCAGGTCGCCCCGCCGCCCACCGAGCAGGACGCCCCGACCTGGGCCGCCGCCCATGACGCGGTGCACGGCGGGACCACCAATGTGGAGGTCACGGTGCAGGGCCGGGCCTCGTCGGCCGTCGTCCTTCAGGCCCTGCACGTACGGGTGGTGGGCCGCCGCACCCCGCTCGCGTGGTCGTCGTTCGCCATGGACAACGGCTGCGGGGGATCCCTCACCCCGCGCGCCTTCTCGGTGAATCTGGACGCCGCCCGTCCGCTGGCCCGGCCCACGGACGGCAATGACGCGGGCAAGCCGATCCCCGCCGTCCACTTCCCCTACCGCGTCTCGGCATCCGACCCCGAGGTGTTATTGGTCAACGCCCGGACGGCGGGCTGCGACTGTAGCTGGTACCTGGAGCTGGACTGGTCGAGCGGGGACCGCTCGGGGACAGTGCGGATCGACGACCACGGCTCGCCGTTCCGCACCAGCAGCATCAAGGGGCGCCCCGCCTACGCCTACGACTACGCCGACGGCACCTGGCACAAGAGCGACTGA